The DNA region CCCACCATCAGGGCCTCTGGACTCAAGCGGCTGCTCAGGGCACCTCCTGCAGCTCCTCTCCCCAGATGTGAGGGGCTCCCCCACCCCGCAcctccccagctccagtccctCCATGTCATCGGTGTCTGTGACAGGATCGACTTTCAGCCCAAGGATCAGATTCCTTAGCTTCTGCCTGTTTTCTGGGTTAGGTGTGTTTGAGGGTGACTCCTTCCTCCCTGAACTGAGATGctctgggtggaggtggggtggagtgGTGGCCCAGAGGGGCCTGTTAGCCCTCCCCAGCCTGAGGAGCCCAGATGGTCTGCCCCTCCCCTGGGGGGCTGTGGCCACCTCCCCAGCTCCTGGGCAGACATGGCCCCAGGCTTTGAACCCCCCTGGAGGCTTGGTGAACACAGGTGGTGActggcttctctgagcctcagtttcctgaactGTAAGATGGACACAGAGGACCCCTGCAGGGGTTGTGACAGGTCAGTGGGGCTAGCCAGAGTCAGGTTTGAGGCAGGTGTGCCAGGCTTCTGCTGACTGAAGCCATTTCTGCCCCGATAATCGACTTCAGGGGCTTGGTGTCCCCTCCCGCGGCCTTGCAGATACTATCCAGCAGCTGATGTGTCCTGAGAAGGGTTGCTAAGGCAGAGGGTATGTGGGCACTGGGAGCtcgtgtgggggtggggggttggtcaGGGGCACTTCTGGGGCCTCTAACACCAGTTAGAGGTGTCCAGGCCTGTTGATGGGATGTGGGTCTTTCCACTGTGCAGCTTGAGGCAGGCTTGCACCTAACTCCCGAGGTCCAGCTAGATCCCAGATTGTCCCACCCAGAAGCTGCTATAGCTGAGCCCCTGCCCTACCCCACTGCTGGCTGTGTGGCACGGACGGGTCCTCTGACCTTTCTGAGCCTGGGGCACCCCGACCCCAGGGTGCGTCCACCCTGCCAGACCCAGCCGGGTCATAGGCTTTAATTCTGGTGGCCAGTGACCCTCTGGGTCGTAGTCTGCCGAGGCTTTGGGCAGCGCCCAGTCCACAGGGCCAGTGCCCCCTTTCCTGCACCACCCTCCCAGGGCAGTTACCTTCAGGGCCTCCTGTGCAGAGAGCCTCCTGTGGTTCTGTTGTTGGATCCCTGCCTTCCTATCATCTGGGGTGACAGCTGGTGATGGGCGCCTTGGGGGGCAGGGATCCGATGTGTCCTCCTGGGGACAGCACGGGGCATCCAGCAAGCCACTGGCCAAGTGTCAGGTCTGCCCTGCTCCCTTCTGAACCTCATACCTTCCACAGAAAAGTGGAGGGGTCTCTGGGAGGGGTGAGGGCCTGGCCAGGATCATTCCCGACAAGATGCTGGTTACTGATGATGAGGTCAAGAGGCACAGAGCAACCAGCTCACTTTCGCTTTGCCACATAGTAGCACGTAGTGGTGGACTGAATTCTAGGCTGCCAGACAGCTGGTGATCCCCCCTCCCAAGGGAGACCTGGGGCTGGGCATCAGACTAGGGGTCAGACAGGACActgagggtcagaggtcagggctCACGTGGGGAGGTCAGAGGAGCTGGCGCATCCTGGGACCATGCTCAGGTGAGCTGGGCACACGTCTGGACAGGTGTCCTGGGGTGAGCCCAATTGCTCCAGCTGACATGGGTGGCCGGCGGTCCCCTGGGCAGGGTAGGCCCCAGGCTTGGTGGGTCTGGTCCTGGGGCCGGGCCGCTTGCTTGACCTCCAGCTGCCCCTGGTCCGTGTTGTCCCTCAAGTGTGCGGGGCAGGCCTAAGTGCAGAAATAGAGGGTCCAGCTTAACCCCGGCCACAGCCTGTCCAGGCCTGGGTGGGCCAGAACTTCTCCCCAGTCTCCTCCTGCCTCTTGGCCACACCTTCCCAAACAGGGCCTCCCCAAAGGGTGTTGCTTGGGTCCTCCCACGCCTTGTGCTCTGGTTGAATGCGCGCTCCCGGGCCCTCCTTGGGGAGCTCCCCACAGCCGGCAGGCATCACCAGCCTgctcgtttgtttgtttgtttctttttagttgaagtatagatgacttacaatattatattcgtTTTAGGTCCAgcctatttttcttttgattcagCTGCCGCTTCtcgagcacctactgtgtgcccagcGCTGCTGTGGCCCCTGATTTTCAGAGGGGAAAATTCAGGCTCTCTCAGGGTTGCAGGTGGTAGAGGGGAGCTGGGTCAGTGCACAGTGTCTCAGGCCAGGCTCCCCGACACCGGCCTGCCTGCACTGGCTCCTGCTTCTGGACCCCCCTGGACCCCTGCCCAGGGTCCCCCGTCATCCCCAGAGCAGGCATGGCTGCTTCTCAGGGCTGCCCCACAGCCCTCCACCCTGCTGGCTGCAGCGGCTCCCCCTCCCCTCGCTCCCGTTTAAAGCAGCCCTGGTGGTCCCGGTACCCTGCGGGCCCTCCCTCTGCATCCCCTCCAGCCTCACCCCACACTCCTGAGCTGCTCAGAGCTCCGTCCTCACAGCTTTTGCTTCGTCAGCCTCCCCACTGCGCTTCTAGTTGCCTGTTTGGGTGTCTCCTGGTGGGTCTGGGCCCTGGGTGGGCAGCCACGAATGTCCCCAGAGTGACTCAGACGGCAGGCAGGCCCTCCCTGGGCTGTGGTCTCTCCCTGCACTGAGGGGCAGCAGAGCAGAGATGCTGTTGGGATTCCCCCTCAGGGACCGTCTAGGAACAAGAGCCCACTGTGCGCCTGGGGGAGACCCAGACACTGAGCCACTGTCTCCTCTGGGCGGGCGCTGTGCCCCTTCCCGGCCCAGACTCTTTGTCCGGTCTGGACCCGACCCTCCCCCACACCCTCAGGGTCCACTGTGGAGCCACCCCCGACCCTGCTTGTGAATCCCACCCACTTGATGCCCAGATTGCCACAGGGGCGCTGGGGGATTGAGCACACTGGGGCGGGTCAGGCCGGGAACCCATAGCACTGAGGGCGGGGAGCTGTGTGGGTTATGGGGCaccctccagcctctgccccaAACACAGGAGCGATCTGGTGGGGTGAGGGCCACCGGGAGGTCTGTGTGTCCAGGCAGGGAGCCGGTGCCTCCCTCGTGAGGTGAGCGGCTCCTGTGTCTGGTGGGCCCAGGccagcggggggcgggggcggggcatcTGGCCCCTGTGTGTGCTCACCACCCCGTTCCTGCCTCCTTGCTTGTGCTGTTTAAGTTTCCACCCGGTCATGCGGTAGCTCCTCCTCCCAGACCCAAGTGAAGGGGCATCTTTGGGAATTTGCCGTCACCCCACTTCATGGGGACTGGCCCCTGCTAGCTCGTGCTCTGAAATGACCAGTGATCATTCAGCAGTGGCTCTGGAGCAGGCCTGTCCTGGGCACTGTGGACCCGGCATGACAGGACCGGACCGCACACACGTGGGTGTGCTCCCGACCGTGCCAGGGGAATCCAGGGCCTGTCAGGGAGGGGCCGCCTGACTGAGACCGGGGGTCCTTGAACACATGGGCAGAATGCGTGTACTGAGAGAGCCAGGTGTGAGGAGAGGCTGTGGGAGCCCAGGAGGGTcgcaggtgtgtgtgtggtgctgaGCCAGTCAGCTGGCAACGGTTCCTGGCACTCCTGAGTGGAGAACCAGCTTCTGTCACCTAGAGGTGCTGGGTGTGCGTGGGGAGGCTCCTGTAGGGGCTCGTCCCTGGCACCCAGCCTGCCGGCTACCAGCAGTGATCCCAGGTCCACACTTGGCCTCTCTAGACCTCACAATAGCTTCACCAGGAGTGTATGAAACTCTGTGAGGCACGGGGTGGTCGGGTGGCAGGGGCAGACTTAAGGTACCATAGCCCCCCCCGTCTGGAATGCTAAGGGGGTCCCCACCCTGTCTCGCCCCTTCCCAACAAGGCCCCACGGGCACAGCACCATCTGAGGGGTCCGATCGCCCTGATCTCCACCTGGCAGGCCTGGCCCGCCGTGGCTCAGAGGGTGCACCCAGGGTGCTGTCCCAGCCCTGCAGGTTCTGGACGCGCCTCTCAGCACCTTCTGCCTTCTCAAGACGCCTGACACTGTCTGAGGTTCCACCAATAGTGCTTGAGACCCGGAGCTGTCCTGCCCAGTCATTTCCTTACCAGCAGGGAGAGCTTACCGTCACCTTGGTCTGTGAAGGGAGGGCTGGCGGATGACAAGGAAGACGCCGCCCTCCCAGGATGCTGACCTGTGGCCTGGTCAGTCACAGCCgtgcagggctgggctgggctgtggtGCGAGTTAGATGCCGAGTGCTGGTCTCCTGGTTCAGGTCCCAGAGGGACCCAGTTCTCAGTCAGGATGCCCTCATGTCAGACACTGCCTTCATCCCCTCCAGGGACCCTCCATCTGACCGCAGCTTGTGGGGCTCAGTGTAGGCGGGGCCAGGAAGGGATTCCCAGGAATGTGGGAACAAATGCTGCCCTCAGCCCTTTTCCTGAGACCAGAgcaggtgagggcaggggagagaggctTGGCCCTGGGAGCTAGGTTGATGGAAAGGCTCCTGGGTGCATAGTCAGCTCAGGGAAGAGGCCGGAACGTGAGGGATGGGCCAAGAGTCAGAAGGCATCCCCGAAGTACTGCTCCTCCCAGGCCTGTTCCTGGTTGGGGTAGGGCCAGTGGGAACCGTGATTAGTGTTCAGGCTCAGCCCCATTTGGTACAGGGCCAGTAGGCACTGCCAGCTGCATCCTGACCTGGTCTCCAGTCAATATAGGGCCAGTAGGACCTGTGTGCTGGGTCCCGGGCTGGTCCCCGATTGTCATAGGGCCAATAGAAGCTGTGGGTGTTGTCCTGGGCCTATCCCTGGGTGGCAGAGGGCCACTAGGagctgggagcagcatcctgggctCTCCGTGTTTTGTGAGCAGCACAGCAGTGTTCTGTGCCATCCCGCGTCTGTGTCGCGGggccgggggtgggtgggtggggatgaGCAACATCCCTGGCCGTTCCCAGGTCCATAGAGAGCTGGGGGGTGGCTCTGAGCAGGGTTCTGGACCCCTGGACCTTCCCTGATCTGTAAAGGACCAGTAGCAACTGTGTCCTTAGTTGTGCTGCCTGAATATGTGGCCTCGGGCAAGACAAGCCTCTCTTTCTAGGCCTCAGTTGCCCTATTTGTAAAGTATTTTCTCTGTATCTCTCCAGGCAGTTGAGGGGGAGGCTCCAAAGTAGACGCTGTTTCTAGTGACCTCAGTGGATGGGTGACAGACCCCGCAGGTCAGAATCTTCAGGGTCTGAAGCTCTTTGAGAGGCTGAGGAATTTTGGAGTCTCCATCACGCCCCTGCTATCCTTGCCCCCGTTGTGCTAGGAACCCTTCTAGTCTTGGATATCCCGTTTCCAGGCCCTGTGATCCTTCTCTGGGGCTGGGGAAGCAGATACGCCCTGAAACTGCCATTTCGTAAAGGGAGAATTAAGTGCCAAGGAGCCATGCTTATGTGGCCACTGCCTCACGGTCATATGGCCAGGCTGGGGTGGCCCAAGTCAAGCCCTGGCCTCTCTGCTCTGGGTCCTGGGCCCTTCCCCTGTGCCCAGGTAATGTGGGACAGGGGTCTCAGATGCTTAAGGTGGCACAGAGCAAGGCGTCTCCAAGCACTGTGGGGCTTTGCTGCTGTTTCTGGGCCTGTGGCGCCCCCTGGTGGTCACAGCGGCCTTTTCACCAGGTGTTTTCCAGGAGGTCCCTTGGCTATAGGAGCCCTTGGCCCCTGGGAAGCCAGGTGGTCCCTCCTCTGAGAGATGGAGGGACCACGCACCCTGTCGTGGGCATAGTGAGCCCTCTGTCTCTGGAGCAGCTGTCATGGTGGTTAAGAAACTGAGGTCTGTGTCCAATAGGCTTGAGATTTGCCCCGTGTACAGACCGGGCCAGCCCCTCAGCTTGCCTCTGCCCTCGTGCTTATTCATACCTCTGCACTGGCCATTCCCTGTGTGGGGAACAGCCTGCCACCTAACCTTGCTCACTAGATCAACTCGAAAGCCTTTGCTCAGACGTCACTGCACAGAGAGGCATCACTCCTCTGACAACTGTAATGCGctgttttttgctttattttttaattaacttaaaaaatttttatttacttttggctgcgttgggtcttcattgctgcacgcgggctgtctctggttgcagcgagcgggggctactcttcgttgtgcgcgggcctctcattgcggtggcttctctcattgcagagcatgggctataggtgtgcgggcttccgttgttgtggcacgcaggctcagtagttgtggcgcacgggcttagttgctccacggcatgtgggatcttcctggaccagggatcgaacccatgtcccctgcattggcaggcggattcttaaccactgcgccaccagggaagtcctaatgtGCTGTTTTATCCCTGTCACACGTTGTAGCCTTTAGCACAGTGTATCTACGTGTAAGCTTATTGTTTGTCTGGACTCTAAGCTTGAGGAGTGAAGGGATTTTGTCTTTCGGTTTCCCTGCTTCTCCACCAACATGTCCCAAGCACCTAGGAGTGGCTCACAGTAGCTCCTTAGCTATTCATCACATGAATGCACGTCGTCTGAGGACCTAGTGTGTGCCTAGCCGTGTCTTTCGGGACAACAGAGGCAGGAATCAAATGCGTGGGTGCTGAGCCCGTGCTGGGACTCTGGCAGTGGAGCCGTGCCCACGCCTGTTGGGCTATCACtgcttctccctcctcctgggtCTGGGCCCCATGAACCCTCAGAGATCTGCCAGTGCTGTTTTTAGGCtgcgccatgcagcttgcagcatcttagttccccgaccagggattgaacctgagcccccggcagtgaaagtgtggagtcctaaccactgggctgccagggaagtgccTGTCAGCGCTGTTACTGAAGAACACACCACGCCCCCTAGGCCCCCCTAGCTCTGCCTGGAACCATGGGTGAGGCCCGTAGGGACAGCACCAGCAGCCTGCAGCGCAAGAAGCCGCCGTGGCTGAAGCTGGATATCCCGGCCATGGTGCCCCCGGCAGCAGAGGAGTCCAGCTTCCTGCAGGTAGGCCCTGGCCAGTGGGGGCTGCAGGTCCAGCCCATCCAGCCGCCTCATTGGGTCCCTGTTGCCCAGCCCCTGAGACGCCAGGCGTTCCTGCGGAGTGTGAGCATGCCGGTCGAGCCCACCCGCGTCCCCTCACCCCACCAGGAGCCCCGGCGGCCGGGGCTGCAGCGCCAGATGTCCATCACACAGACCATCCGCAGGTACTTCGCTGCCCCGGCTGCTCCGCGGCGGGTTGGGGGCTGGACCGGTGGGACAGAAGCAGGCATACAGCGTCCCCTTCGGGCACTGGGGCTGGAAGTGGGGCAAGGGCTTTCTTCTCCATCCCGTCCCCTCATCACCCTGTCCTCCTCCTGCTCTGGGGACTGACTGCTGTCACCTACTGCCTTTCTCTGCTCCTCCCCAGCActtgctctctcctctctctctcccccccccccccccacccaatgCTGTGGTTCCCCCTGAACAGCCGACAGGTGCGCTTTGGGCGTGTCCACACTCTGCCCCTGTTGGGCGCCCCTGCTGCCCGCAGGGCCCTCACACAGCGCTCGTCTCTCTCTCGGTCCCTGCTCAGGTACCTTGGGCAGGGCATGAGTGTGTTGGCGTCAGCTGGTGTGTGCATGGCTTGTGACCTCTCGGGAGCTGCCAGCGTGGTTGGTGTTCCCCGGGGGCTCCTGACGGCAGGTGCTGGCAGTGTTTTTGCTTGCATGTCCAAGGACTGTGGGCAGCCTGCCTGGGTGTGTGGCGCCCCCTGCCTGACTTCTGTGGTGTCCAAGGTCAAGCTGCTGCCCAGGGCCACGCTTTCTCTGGCTGAGCTAAGGGCTGAACTCTGACCTCTGTCTCCAGATTCAGTGTCTCCCCACAAATGCCCGTCTCAGGGATGGAGTGAGGGCCTGTGTGAAATACTCACCTGTTTCATCAAGGCCTGCCATCTCTGGTGCTGGTGGCAGTTTGGAGCTGGCTAATTGTTTAGAGAGTGGCCAGGGCCGAAACCCACTTATCCTCTTAATCAGACCCAGCCCACTTGGACCCCAGACCCTGGAGTGTCCGGAGGCCTGGGGCGGGCATGCTGCCCAGGTGGAGTGCCTCTGAGGCCCCtgctggggagaggggacagCTGGCCTCCCCTTGCTGAGTCCCTCCCCTGGCAGGGGCACTGCTGACTGGTTTGGAGTGAGCAAGGACAGTGACAGCACCCAGAAGTGGCAGCGCAAGAGCATCCGTCACTGCAGCCAGCGCTACGGGAAGCTGAAGCCCCAGGTCATCCGGGAGCTAGACCTGCCCAGCCAGGACAACGTGTCACTGACCAGCACTGAGACGCCCCCTCCTCTGTACGTGGGGCCATGCCAGCTGGGCATGCAGAAGGTATGCCCTCCCGCTGCTGCGTCCCACAGTTCCCTCACTCTGCTGCCCTGAGCAGGGGCTGGGGCCACAGCCAGCCTAAGCACAGAGGTTGCTTGGAGCTCACGGTCTGGGCGGGTGGTTGGATGGTCCCCTAAAGGCACCTAAGATACTCTCTGGGAAGGGGGGCTTGGGGGAGAGGACAGGGTCCTGGGATTGTACCACAGGCCAGCCTCTGGGTGGGAGAGCATCCCAGGATGAACAGCAGCATAAAGGAAATACAGGCGGAGAACGGGACCCCTCTGGtgcagtggggtggggtggtaCCCACTCAGCTGTCCAGGGAGCCTCTGGGGAGTGGGACGAGCAGCAGCTGTGTTCTCCACGGCAgggtctggggtggggaaggagccCCCTTGGCGATGACCCAGCCCCCGACTCCTgcatctcctcccctcctccagatCATAGACCCCCTGGCCCGGGGCCGGGCCTTCCGCTTGGCGGATGATGCCGCCGACGGCCTGAGTGCCCCGCACACGCCGGTCACGCCGGGTGCCGCCTCCCTCTGCTCCTTCTCCAGCTCCCGTTCGGGTTTCAACTGGCTCCCGCGGCGGCGCAAGCGCGAGTCGGTGGCCAAGATGAGCTTCCGGGCAGCCGCTGCGCTGGTGAAGGTGGGCgcaggggccggggtgggggcgggggctgaGCCAGTACCACGCTGCGTCCTCACCCCCTCGCTGGCAGGGCCGCTCGGTTAGGGATGGCACACTGCGCCGGGTCCAGCGCCGAAGCTTCACTCCTgccagcttcctggaggaggacaCGGCTGACTTCCCCGACGAGCTGGACACATCCTTCTTTGCCCGGGTAAGAGCCTGGCACCATCACCCATGACCCCTGTGCCTATGCTTCCCACACTGACCATGCGTGTTTGCTCAGGAAGGTGTCCTCCACGAGGAGCTGTCCACATACCCAGATGAGGTGTTCGAGTCCCCATCGGAGGCAGCGCTTAAGGACTGGGAGAGAGCCCCAGAGCAGGCGGACCTCACGGGTGGGGCCCTGGACCGCAGCGAGCTGGAGCGCAGCCACCTGATGTTGTGAGTGCCTCCTGGCGGGCTCCGAGGGGGCCGGGGGGCAGGTCCTGCGGCTCTCAGGAGCAGCTGGCCCCAAAGGCACGACCCTAGAGGGCCCCGGGAGGGGGTCATCTTGTGGACTGGGAGACCAGCTTGGCAACTGTGTTTGGGGGACCCAGGGGTGGGCACCATTCGAGTCTGGGCTGCCCACACCTGGAAGAGGATCTCAGTCCCAGAGCCCACAGGCTGGAGAGAATCTcgggggaaggaggaggtgacGTAGTTAACACTCGCAGATTAGCCAGGGACCCTCAGGTAGGTCCGAACCCACCTCCCTGCCATGCCAGGAGCGGCTGGGGATCACGCTTTTACTGGTAAGGTGTGGGCTGACATCAGCCTGTCACACAGTGTCTTCACCGCTAGTTGGGAGCAAGACAGACACGGAGTGTCGCCTGTGTCCCGCCGGGGATGGACTGCGGCAGGTGGGaggtctggggctgggagtgACGGCACCCCTTCCCCCAGGCCCCTGGAACGTGGCTGGCGCAAGCAGAAGGAGGGCGGTGCAGCGGCCCCGCAGCCCAAGGTGCGGCTGCGGCAGGAGGTGGTGAGCGCCGCGGGCCAGCGGCGGGGCCAGCGCATCGCGATGCCGGTGCGCAAGTTCTTCGCCAGGGAGAAGCGGCCGTATGGGCTGGGCATGGTGGGCCGGCTAACCAACCGCACTTACCGCAAGCGAATCGACAGCTATGTCAAACGCCAGATTGAGGACATGGACGACCACAGGTAGGCGTGGAGGGGATGCGGCTTCGGGAAGGCAAGGCTCCAGGTGGGCGTGGGGGCTCCGGGTTGGGGATGCCGCCTCTGCTGACGCTTTGCCCCGCAGGCCCTTCTTCACCTACTGGCTCACCTTCGTGCACTCGCTCGTCACCATTCTAGCCGTGTGCATCTATGGCGTGGCGCCTGTAGGCTTCTCACAGCACGAGACCGTAGACTCGGTGAGCCTGGGCTCCCTCCCACCCATTCTGGGAGGAGAGGGCTCGGCTGAGCTCCGTCTGATCTTTCTCCCCAACCTCCCAGGTGCTGCGCAACCGAGGGGTCTATGAGAATGTCAAGTACGTTCAGCAGGAGAACTTCTGGATCGGGCCCAGCTCGGTGAGGGCGGGTCCTGGCGGGGGCGGGTCCTGGTGAGGGCGGGTcctggcgggggcggggcccCTGGGCTGCCCGAGGGCCCGGCCGCAGCTGCACATCCTCTTCCCCGCAGGAGGCTCTCATTCACCTGGGTGCCAAGTTCTCGCCCTGCATGCGCCAGGATCCGCAGGTGCATAGTTTCATCCACGCTGCGCGCGAGCGTGAGAAGCACTCGGCCTGCTGTGTGCGCAACGACCGGTCTGGCTGCGTGCAGACCTCGGAAGAGGAGTGCTCGGTGAGTGCCCGCCCGCAGCTCAGCTCGCACCCTTGTCTGCACCTTGTGTTTGGGGTTATCTTGGGACTTCAGATAGAGCCAGTTGGTTATCCTAAACCCCTAGTTCTCAGCACATTATGCCGCCCGTCTGTGCCAGGCCCCTTGCATcacattctttcctttttatcccGCACCTCCTCCATCTCATGCTGCTCATCCTGTAGACCCTgtgtccttaatttttttttttttttttttttttgtatgaccGCGCTGCAAGGCTTgcggatcctagttccccgaccagggatcgaacccaggcccggcattgaaagcgccaagtcctaaccactggaccgccagggaattatGCATGTGACCTTAATTTGGGTGTGCTCTTCCCACACGTGTCCATCTTGTTTTTATGCACGTGTCTTAAGTTTCTATAAATGGTATTGCCTTTTcccactaaattaaaaaaatattttttttgaatacttatttatttggctgcattgggtcttatttgcggcaggcgggatctttgttgcggcgagtgggcttctctctagttgtggcatgtgggttttttcttttctccagttgtggtgtgcggtctccagagtgcatgggctctgtagtttgtggcacgcgggctctctcattgaggagcacgagctcagtagttgtggcgcgagggctcagttgccctgcggcatgtgggatcccagttccccgaccagggatcgaacccgtatcccctgcattggaaggcagattcattaccactggaccaccagggaagtccctgaattttaaaaactttatccaCGTTTTTATCATCTTATTTGGAGGTGCCGTAGTTTATACCAGTTCTCTGATTTTGGACACTGGTGGTTTCTATTTTTAAGCTAATAGGAACTATGCTGTTGAATTCCTTATAACCATCTCCCAACATGCGAGCAGTTTCCAGAGTGTAAGTTCAGAGCGGTGGGGGTATAGAGCCAGAGGGAGGAGCTCAGAATCAGTGCTTCTGATTCCTGCCATCTGGGAACTGTACCGGGATGTGGGCTCTGACCAGGGCTGAGCCCGTGTCCTCCCACAGTCCACGCTGGCAGTGTGGGTGAAGTGGCCCTTCCATCCCAGCGCCCCAGACCTTGCTGGCCACACGAGGCAGTTTGGCTCTGTCTGCCACCAGGACCCCAGGTCAGTCCTGCTGGCCCCTCCCTTACCTTCCTTTGTCCACGTCTCCCTTGGGCGTGCGGGTGGAGAGAGGTATAATAGCTCTCCTTGTTGTCCAGTCGGGCAGGAGGGGGCTAAGCCAAGGGCACAAAGCAAGGACTGACCACATCCTGGGCTCGTGCAGGGTGTGTGATGAGCCTTCCTCCGAGGACCCCCATGAGTGGCCAGATGACATCACCAAGTGGCCGGTGAGCCAGGGTGGAGGGGTTGTTTGGGAGTCACCCTTATCGTGTTGGGGAGGAATCCACACCTCATCCATCAGTGATGCCACAGAGGTCCCCATTGGGGGACCACCCTGTGCTTCCAGATGCCATGGCTGTTAGCCAGCCTGTCCATCCACCACAGCCTACCTCTCTGAGCAGAACCACGTGGAGCCTTGGGAGGTCAAATGACATATTCCAGTTTGACAGATGGTCAAACTGAGGCTTAGGGTGTAGTACCTGCTTGAAGTCAAGGGAAGCCTATTTCCCACCCTAGGAGCCTGTCCATCTTTGCCCCAAACAAGCATAGTGTGGGGCCCAAGGTTAGGGGAGACCCTGACCCAACTCACCCCCGTTTGTGACACAGATCTGCACCAAAAACAGCGCCGGGAACCACACCAACCACCCGCACATGGACTGTGTCATCACGGGCCGGCCCTGCTGCATTGGCACCAAGGGCAGGTAGGGCTGCTGCCTGTGTGGGCATGTGCGGCTGGTCCTGGGCACAAAGTGTTGCCCTGGTGCtgtgccctcctcccctccccagtccccaAATAACTCAAGATACTAAGGGGTGTGGGGTGAGGAAGGGGCTGGACCTATCCAGGGCCAACAGAGGTGGGCAAGTGGGGCCGAAACCTGGGCCTGGAAGGCCTCCCAACCGTGGCCTGACCTTCCAGGTGTGAGATCACCTCCCGGGAGTACTGTGAC from Mesoplodon densirostris isolate mMesDen1 chromosome 16, mMesDen1 primary haplotype, whole genome shotgun sequence includes:
- the RHBDF1 gene encoding inactive rhomboid protein 1 isoform X2, with product MGEARRDSTSSLQRKKPPWLKLDIPAMVPPAAEESSFLQPLRRQAFLRSVSMPVEPTRVPSPHQEPRRPGLQRQMSITQTIRRGTADWFGVSKDSDSTQKWQRKSIRHCSQRYGKLKPQVIRELDLPSQDNVSLTSTETPPPLYVGPCQLGMQKIIDPLARGRAFRLADDAADGLSAPHTPVTPGAASLCSFSSSRSGFNWLPRRRKRESVAKMSFRAAAALVKGRSVRDGTLRRVQRRSFTPASFLEEDTADFPDELDTSFFAREGVLHEELSTYPDEVFESPSEAALKDWERAPEQADLTGGALDRSELERSHLMLPLERGWRKQKEGGAAAPQPKVRLRQEVVSAAGQRRGQRIAMPVRKFFAREKRPYGLGMVGRLTNRTYRKRIDSYVKRQIEDMDDHRPFFTYWLTFVHSLVTILAVCIYGVAPVGFSQHETVDSVLRNRGVYENVKYVQQENFWIGPSSEALIHLGAKFSPCMRQDPQVHSFIHAAREREKHSACCVRNDRSGCVQTSEEECSSTLAVWVKWPFHPSAPDLAGHTRQFGSVCHQDPRVCDEPSSEDPHEWPDDITKWPICTKNSAGNHTNHPHMDCVITGRPCCIGTKGRCEITSREYCDFMRGYFHEEATLCSQVHCMDDVCGLLPFLNPEVPDQFYRLWLSLFLHAGILHCLVSVCFQMTVLRDLEKLAGWHRIAIIYLLSGVTGNLASAIFLPYRAEVGPAGSQFGILACLFVELFQSWQVLARPWRAFFKLLAVVLFLFTFGLLPWIDNFAHISGFVSGLFLSFAFLPYISFGKFDLYRKRCQIIIFQVVFLGLLAGLVVLFYFYPVRCEWCEFLTCIPFTDKFCEKYELDAQLH
- the RHBDF1 gene encoding inactive rhomboid protein 1 isoform X1 → MGEARRDSTSSLQRKKPPWLKLDIPAMVPPAAEESSFLQVGPGQWGLQVQPIQPPHWVPVAQPLRRQAFLRSVSMPVEPTRVPSPHQEPRRPGLQRQMSITQTIRRGTADWFGVSKDSDSTQKWQRKSIRHCSQRYGKLKPQVIRELDLPSQDNVSLTSTETPPPLYVGPCQLGMQKIIDPLARGRAFRLADDAADGLSAPHTPVTPGAASLCSFSSSRSGFNWLPRRRKRESVAKMSFRAAAALVKGRSVRDGTLRRVQRRSFTPASFLEEDTADFPDELDTSFFAREGVLHEELSTYPDEVFESPSEAALKDWERAPEQADLTGGALDRSELERSHLMLPLERGWRKQKEGGAAAPQPKVRLRQEVVSAAGQRRGQRIAMPVRKFFAREKRPYGLGMVGRLTNRTYRKRIDSYVKRQIEDMDDHRPFFTYWLTFVHSLVTILAVCIYGVAPVGFSQHETVDSVLRNRGVYENVKYVQQENFWIGPSSEALIHLGAKFSPCMRQDPQVHSFIHAAREREKHSACCVRNDRSGCVQTSEEECSSTLAVWVKWPFHPSAPDLAGHTRQFGSVCHQDPRVCDEPSSEDPHEWPDDITKWPICTKNSAGNHTNHPHMDCVITGRPCCIGTKGRCEITSREYCDFMRGYFHEEATLCSQVHCMDDVCGLLPFLNPEVPDQFYRLWLSLFLHAGILHCLVSVCFQMTVLRDLEKLAGWHRIAIIYLLSGVTGNLASAIFLPYRAEVGPAGSQFGILACLFVELFQSWQVLARPWRAFFKLLAVVLFLFTFGLLPWIDNFAHISGFVSGLFLSFAFLPYISFGKFDLYRKRCQIIIFQVVFLGLLAGLVVLFYFYPVRCEWCEFLTCIPFTDKFCEKYELDAQLH
- the RHBDF1 gene encoding inactive rhomboid protein 1 isoform X4; amino-acid sequence: MGEARRDSTSSLQRKKPPWLKLDIPAMVPPAAEESSFLQVGPGQWGLQVQPIQPPHWVPVAQPLRRQAFLRSVSMPVEPTRVPSPHQEPRRPGLQRQMSITQTIRRGTADWFGVSKDSDSTQKWQRKSIRHCSQRYGKLKPQVIRELDLPSQDNVSLTSTETPPPLYVGPCQLGMQKIIDPLARGRAFRLADDAADGLSAPHTPVTPGAASLCSFSSSRSGFNWLPRRRKRESVAKMSFRAAAALVKGRSVRDGTLRRVQRRSFTPASFLEEDTADFPDELDTSFFAREGVLHEELSTYPDEVFESPSEAALKDWERAPEQADLTGGALDRSELERSHLMLPLERGWRKQKEGGAAAPQPKVRLRQEVVSAAGQRRGQRIAMPVRKFFAREKRPYGLGMVGRLTNRTYRKRIDSYVKRQIEDMDDHRPFFTYWLTFVHSLVTILAVCIYGVAPVGFSQHETVDSVLRNRGVYENVKYVQQENFWIGPSSEALIHLGAKFSPCMRQDPQVHSFIHAAREREKHSACCVRNDRSGCVQTSEEECSSTLAVWVKWPFHPSAPDLAGHTRQFGSVCHQDPRVCDEPSSEDPHEWPDDITKWPICTKNSAGNHTNHPHMDCVITGRPCCIGTKGRCEITSREYCDFMRGYFHEEATLCSQVHCMDDVCGLLPFLNPEVPDQFYRLWLSLFLHAGILHCLVSVCFQMTVLRDLEKLAGWHRIAIIYLLSGVTGNLASAIFLPYRAELWQV